The Sesamum indicum cultivar Zhongzhi No. 13 linkage group LG6, S_indicum_v1.0, whole genome shotgun sequence genome has a segment encoding these proteins:
- the LOC105164456 gene encoding GDSL esterase/lipase At5g41890: MLPSTFSLLILFLHFQLSPCFCFTSFLFGDSLVDAGNNNYLFTLSKADSPPYGIDFAPSGGRPTGRFTNGRTIADIVGEGVGAKSFLQPYLGPNAAADAFDIGINYASGASGILDATGTLFIGRVPLNEQVSNFARTREYMVSVVGENRTTNLLKDAIFSVAIGSNDVINYFQQSIPFLGGSVSPSVFQDFMLSNFTMQLKRLHALGARKLVVVGLGPLGCIPFIRAINLVPSGQCSAAVNAFATAYNLKLKHELHQMNLHLGPSAIFLYANSYHIFTEIITNHRDYGFENSEGPCCGGYVPPFLCYKGKDATTTSALCDDRKAYVFWDAYHPTEAANLIVAERLLDGDTSYCSPMNIRQLYHHDFT, from the exons ATGCTACCTTCCACATTTTCCCTCCTCATATTGTTCTTGCATTTTCAGCTATCTCCTTGCTTTTGTTTCACTTCGTTTCTGTTCGGAGACTCCCTTGTTGATGCAGGCAACAACAACTACCTGTTTACGTTGTCTAAGGCGGATTCTCCTCCTTACGGCATCGATTTCGCTCCTTCCGGCGGCCGCCCTACTGGAAGGTTCACCAACGGCCGCACCATAGCCGATATTGTAG GTGAAGGTGTAGGAGCCAAATCATTTCTTCAACCCTACTTAGGCCCTAATGCTGCTGCTGATGCCTTTGACATTGGTATTAATTACGCTTCCGGAGCTTCCGGGATCTTGGATGCCACAGGAACTCTTTTt ATCGGGAGAGTGCCGTTGAATGAGCAAGTAAGCAATTTTGCAAGAACGAGAGAGTACATGGTGAGTGTTGTGGGAGAAAACAGAACAACCAATCTCTTGAAGGATGCAATTTTCTCTGTAGCAATCGGCTCCAACgatgttataaattattttcagcAGTCCATTCCATTTCTGGGTGGCAGTGTATCTCCGTCTGTGTTCCAAGATTTCATGCTTTCCAATTTCACCATGCAGCTTAAG CGGCTGCACGCATTAGGGGCTCGGAAGCTTGTCGTGGTCGGCCTGGGACCTCTGGGATGCATACCCTTCATTCGCGCCATCAACCTTGTTCCAAGCGGCCAATGCTCCGCTGCGGTAAACGCCTTCGCCACCGCCTACAATCTCAAACTCAAACATGAGCTTCATCAAATGAACCTCCACTTGGGGCCTAGTGCTATCTTTCTCTACGCCAATTCCTACCACATTTTCACTGAGATCATCACCAACCATCGTGATTACG GATTTGAGAACAGTGAAGGCCCTTGTTGTGGGGGTTACGTCCCGCCATTCCTTTGCTACAAAGGGAAAGACGCGACCACGACTTCTGCGCTGTGTGATGATCGAAAAGCGTATGTCTTCTGGGACGCATATCATCCCACGGAAGCTGCAAATCTCATTGTGGCTGAGAGATTACTGGATGGGGATACCAGTTATTGCTCGCCTATGAATATTCGTCAACTCTACCATCACGATTTTACGTGA